The Pseudophryne corroboree isolate aPseCor3 chromosome 10, aPseCor3.hap2, whole genome shotgun sequence DNA segment gtgtgtattgctatgtaaatgtatagtgtgtgtgtgtgtgtgtgtgtgtgtgtaactatgtatatatgctgtatgcatgtgtactgtgtgtgcatatatgctgtgtgtgtgtgtaactatgtatatatgctgtatgcatgtgtactgtgtgtgcatatatgctgtgggtgtgtgtatgtatgtacagtatgctgtgtgtgtatgctgtgtgcatatatactgtgtatatgtatgtatagtgtgtgtatgtatagtatgctgtgtgcatgtatactatgtatgtgcatgcatactatgtatgtatgtttgcatgtataccgtgttattatgtatgtgtactgtgtgcatgtatactgtgtgtgtgtgtgtatgatgtgtgcatgtaaactgtgtacgcatgtatgctgtgtacagtatgtgtgtgtatgtctatgtacagatgttctgtgtgtaagtgtgtatatatatatatatatatatatatatatatatacacacacacaccttgtgcagtgtgctggctgctcaattacaaacacacacacgtacggacccccccatgaaaatcctgcgtttgccactgataccatacagtaacagggtgcgtagtcaataccccttttccactcgcTCAAAAAACACGgtcaaatgcacgggggcgcgcatttacccgtgttttttgcaagtggaaaagggtaaactcggatcaagtgatccgggaatcctaccctggtagctagccgggttgaacacgtgttcaacccggctagctgtctagtgtgaacgggagctgtgtcgaggtgacacggctcccgttcacagtgcatagggaaggcggcgctgggagatcatgtgatctccctgcgctgcccctgccgtgtcactagaagcgtcaccaacccggcatttgccgggttgtgactgctaatgggaaagggaccgagcacgggtcgcagcagggggcagctcctgtgtcaggctcccggctgcgacccgtgctcgttagtggaaaaggggtattagcgtgCATAGCCTCCGTGTCCCTTACAGCAGCACCAGTCCCGGCTCCCGGCAACGtcgcacatctgctgtaattaggatgcgacactgccacagcctgacagGGGACAGGGAAtctgggagaagaaagcaggctttgctgctgtgaggtgggtGGACGTAAGGGGACAGGTAGATGCTGAAAACAGGACAGTGGACAGAGGGCATAGGCGTAGGAACGGGGGGGGGCagattgacccccccccccacaaacatgatgcgtcgcccctttctgtactagccggctgtctctcaattggtgatgtattactgggaggaggcatggctgtagTAATGCATCACCATTGAGGAGACAGCTGGGTATTACAGAAGAGGGGCGACGCATCACGTTTGTGGGGGGGGGTCAATCTGCCCCCCCCGTTCCTATGCCTATGCCCTCTGTCCACCGTCAGAATGAACTTGCCCCCCCCAGCGTGAAGTCATTCTGAGGGCACTATATTAAAAACACACTGGACCACTCCAACAAAACTGGGgactataaaaaaaattattacagaaagggacgctgtaactaaaaacacacttgccctgtcccctaccaggcctgtccccgcacactcaccctgtcccgtaccaggcctgtccccgcacacttgccctatccccacacacacaccctgtcccctaccaggccctgCTCACTTaccgtccccgcactctcatcctgtcacccactgccctagtactccatgcccccagcgtgatgaaaacgagggcgtgacgcatgggtatggcattctctgtgaggccaaaccccttgttacaatgCCACACTCTTTTCACAGGAGCATGTGccgaacccccccttccttcccctattgtggtgccccccctgtcattttgttctggatccgcccctgaaagccgtcatccactcctctcccagttacatctttgaccttatctccctttactgtcCTGACTGTCCTctccgctctgctaatgcacgacgcctATCCTACAGATGCAGCCTTTCATATCTATGCCTGCCTAGTCACAGACGTGCTATCCCGGAGTGACTAGGTGAACCATCcgcctagtcatgccaggagtgcacagagccgcttcccattATAAGCATCTCTGTCTGGGCGCGTGCCCCCGCCCAgatggagatgctctccattcaagtgagtgTGGGGGGTGGTAATATTATTAGTATTGAAGACCACTGGGGGGTCTGTTTCCAATGGGGGTAGGaaattacaattattttatgtgggcTTATGGACTAGATACTGTATATACTTTTTcgaataaaatattttaatatattattaaaaatgctttttaaactttgaaaattaatttaaaaaaattacaatttctgagcagttttgtgtAGTTTTAATTTGAGGCATGCTTCCGTTTCCTCGGTATCCTGTCTGTCTCCTCAATTTACTGTGTTTTATACATTAATACCCACCCCCTCCAgggacaaatgtaatagagtgagaatttcagaaagtgagatatttggtaaggtttttcagttattttaaagtggcaatcatttacactgcaaaaccaggttaatcttgctgtgtaaatgattggcactttaaaaaaaactgcaaaaccttaccaaatctctccctTTTTTAAACTCTCACTAGATTACATTTGGTCCCTTATGACTCCTAGTATTGGTTTGTGAAATGCTGACATTCCATGCCACAATGCAGATTTGAACTACACAGAAGGTAACAATATAGATACATTTAGAACAACAATAACAGAAAATAGTTTGTAAATCAAGATTATTTAACAGGTGTCAATGCCATAAATGTAAACTCAGATCTCTGCTAACAATGCTACTTCTTATGGCCTCTTGCTATAGAAGTGAAAACAGATTTGTGTGCATGATTTTTTTACACCCGAAACTACTATCTCAAATGTACTTCACAGATATCACACAATGCAGAGCTTAAACCATGAGGTGGGTTTTTAAATTGAATGTAATGAATAATAATGTAAAATTTCATGCCATGTTAGCGGAACATAAACTATTATTGCAGATCTCACTCCTAATTGAATCTCCCACAGTTTATTCTAATTGCTCTGAGCTCTAATCAGCTTTGACTAAACACCAAAATCCACATTGTATTTAATATCCTCCTTGAATGTACAGTATTTATGCTGTTTacttatagtgcacacatatttgaGACCAAATGGATCGCAaaaacaaaatctttctctaatgggcaaaaccatgctgcactgcaggtggggcagttgtaacatgtggagagagagttagatttgggtggggtgtgttcaatctgcaatctaaattgcagtgtcaaaataaagcagccagtatttaccctgcacagaaaccttacttgcctacccgaccctctccatgagggagaaaatgctctgttcctggactttcctggtaatgtatgattgccatgacctgtggtgaaacacctttcttattaattacctagctcaccacaggtgatggcaatcatatattaccaggaaagtccaggaacagagcattttctccctcatggggagggtcaggtaggcaagtatgacagaaacaaagtaacccacccaaatctaactctctctgcacatgttacatataccccacctacagtgcacatggttttgcccagtagagaaagattttgtattttgtgatccatactgaattaggccaataATCTTTTTCTATATCAGAGCTGTCTCAATATTTGCTGCTAATTACTGTTAAAAAACACATAAATAAATCATATTCAGGTTTATTCTATAGCTCAGTGTGTGATGATTACATTAGTAAGATTGAAATTGTTGTATAATTGAGTTCCTTTAGAATCAATTGTCAGTAAAATGTACTTTGGTGTTTTTTACTGTGCAATATTCATATGCCACGAAATGAGTTGAAAGGAAAATAATCATAACATCATATTCTTTATTTCAAAGTAAAGGATAAGAGAAATCTATTGTTCTTCAAATCAACTATTATAATTATCTACCGCTTTGTGGTAATGCTAAAACCATAATCATATAGATTCGCTTTGCATAGATATATACTATACTAATGACCAATCATAATACATGTATTCATTAATTTGTTCATCCAATTAGCATAGATACAAGATTACCCAACGTCTAATATTTCCATCAGTGAATTCCATTTCACTTCACTGGTCTTTTCATTATTTTAGCTATTACCATACAATTTGTCTCGTGATCTTGATAGAAAATAATAAGCAATAGCAAAATAAaagcaaatatataaaataaaaaaattaaatgtattaaagatTTTGCATTTGCAAAATTTCACATCATAAGATAAGTAAAATACAATGAATTGATTTGTAAAATATAATGTAATAAATTATGTTATTTTAAAGGTTTTTATTACTATTGTACTTGTCAGTTAATGTTAAGAAACATATAAATGTGAATTTGTTTCTTACACATGTTGCAAATCAACACCTTATAACATTTCTGGATTTACTTGCATTATTAAGTTTTCATTTTCCCACATTATGTTTACATGTTCCTCCATTAAGATTACATTTTCATAAATGCAACCACACACTGAATCCTCTTCCATGGGAAATTCGAAATTTTGCATTACTTCAAACTTATTAATCGTGATTGGGCTTGCAATTTTTTCTTTTAATGCATAATTATCCTCCTTTGCATTTGCAATGTCCAGTTTTATTTTAGCTTTTTCTAACATaaaatttttctttttcatcccTAAGTTTTTCGGATCCATCTTTACGTTTTCAATTGTCTTGTGTAACTCTTCACGTTCCATGGCTGGCTTTACATTTTCCATGGCTGGCTTTACATTTTCCATGGCTGGCTTTACATTTTCCATGGCTGGCTGTACATTTGCCATGGCTGGCTGTACATTTTCCATGGCTGGCTTTACATTTGCCATGGCTGGCTTTACATTGGCCATAGCTGGCTTTACATTTTCCATGGCTGGCTGTACATTTGCCATGGCTGGCTGTACATTTTCCATGGCTGGCTTTACATTTGCCATGGCTGGCTTTACATTTTCCATGGCTGGCTGTACATTTGCCATGGCTGGCTTTACATTTTCCATGGCTGGCTGTACATTTGCCATGTCTGGCTTTACATTTTCCATGGCTGGCTTTACATTTTCCATGGCTGGCTTTACATTTGCCATGGCTGGCTTTACATTTGCCACGGCTGGCTGTACATTTTCCAAGGCTGGCTTTACATTTTCCACGGCTGGCTTTACATTTTCCATGGCTGGCTTTACATTTGCCATGGCTAGCTTTAGATTTGCCATGGCTAGCTTTAGATTTGCCATGTCTAGCTTTACATTTGCCATGTCTAGCTTTACATTTGCCATGGCTGGCTTTACATTTGCCATGGCTGGCTGTACATTTGCCACGGCTGGCTGTACATTTTCCATGACTGGCTTTACATTTTCCACGGATGGCTTTACATTTGCCACGGCTGGCTGTACATTTGCCACGGCTGGCTGTACATTTTCCATGGCTGGCTTTACATTTTCCACGGATGGCTTTACATTTGCCACGGCTGGCTGTACATTTGCCACGGCTGGCTGTACATTTTCCATGGCTGGCTTTACATTTTCCACGGATGGCTTTACATTTGCTTCATCCAGATCTATTTTGTATTTTTCCTTTAAATCATCCTTCTTTAGCTTTTGAACTACATAAAAAGCCTAATTACAAGGATAATTGAATAAAAGTATTAATTAAAATTGAttacatagaaatatatatatatatatatatatatatatatatatttacagtatatttatatctaTAATTCTATAATGTTCATTACATTAATAGAAAATGTCAGATCATCAAAAACCTATTATATCAATACTGTAATTGCATAAAAAGACTGTTCTGGAGATGCAATATCTTGTTATTATATGAAGCCTACCTTACTGCCTTAAGGGGTTATTCAGATTATATCACTAAATAGCAAAAACACAACTTGGATGAATATCGGTAGCCTGCGCATGCATAACACAATGCATTACACGTGTGCAGGACTGCATGCCAGTGAGATGTACTCTCAAAATCTGCGTGTGTGGGCGTGTAGTGGGCATATCTTAGGTGTAGCATACACATTCTGCTACTAAACGCACAAAGTTTGAGATGGGTTTCTGTGCGCTTTCTGAGTACATACAGGGCTACCTCAAATAGGAAGAAACATCAATGCTTTCTCTAATGATTGCTGAATCAAACCCAGCTGATACACTTCACACTGCTGAAATGTTTTACTCTGCTGCATTTGCTTAAATAAATaggtatagtacaggttgagtatcccttatccaaaattcaaaagcacacattttttgttcccctactgagataatgacacatactgtatatatgtatattatatatctatataatatatctatatataaacataatataaaatactgtatatatgtcattatctcagtaggggacccaaaaatgtgggattttgaattttggataagggatactcaacctgtagacaCATTAGCCTATGTATTTGTCCCTtccattcatattttttttaatatgtagTTTAGCTCATAATTCTTACGTTACATTCCTTTGtcattgttttattatttaaacATAACACATTTGGTAACATTGTGTCAGAAATTTTAATTTTGCAAACTACAGCAGCATATTTGTGGTAAACCAAACTTACTTATAGGGGGCTATTCAAGTGTTCATCCTAATGTGATATTTAAAGTATTCCCATTGTTGCTATTGAATTCTATGTGTGCCCAATAATTATCACGCTTGTTGTGCCCATGTAGACATGGTTTAATCACCTAAAGTGGCAAAACCcatctaaactaatgggcgcgatggGGAAAAGTCCTGTTTGGTTGTCCAAAACAgctgacttttcacacatttcagctcgcagcctccgGAGGTGCGAACTAAAATGTGACTGATGCAGCTAATGggcgtctgatcggagcaacatttgaattgctcTGATAGAAATCCATTAGCTAAAGCAGTCAATACAACAATTGAATATTGAATTGTCATTATTTTGCACAATTGTATACACTTTCCTTGATAAAATATAGCTTAAGTGAATACAAATACTACAAAAAGTAATTCATTTGTATATATCaaaattaattattttttattattttccataAACACAAACGTATTTTTGCATCATttttgaaagtaaaaaaaaaaaaaagataatattaCTACAAATCATGCAATAGACAAATGTATTTCAAGTATATGGGGACAACAAAAGCTTGCtgatgcaattattattattattatttttaatttaatttttttattttttttctgcagTCTTAGGGGAAATGGAAGATGTTGGTGGACATTATGTCTATCTGTGAGTTGCCTGGGAAGAGATTGTAggatcatggggcctaattctgagttgatcgcagcagcaattttgttagcaattgggcaaaaccatgtgcactgcaggtggggcagatataacatgtgcagggagacttaaatttgggtggggtgtattcaaactgaaatcaaaattgcagtgtaaaaataaagcagccagtatttaccctgcacagaaacaatataacccacccaaatctaactctctctgcaaatgttatatctgccccctctccagtgcacatggttttgtccaaattgctaacaaacttgctgctgcgatcaactcagaattacccccaaggtgaggCCTGGTGGATG contains these protein-coding regions:
- the LOC134965139 gene encoding uncharacterized protein LOC134965139: MASTTLKHSPDVSCVFWNLSNGLSRYQFWHLDDSLLLDPFTFQDIQSAISEYFELNSSDEVAQEIVWEAHKATIRGRLISKASYLRMQSHTEISLLDTEITQLLAQHKQHPTSALLSRINSLRASADRAIKYSSGGWRPCNTEVKQYITILKNYMKLVLEISDDSDAIEIIQDTFKKIRTAYSQVQTAYNQSRQRHGRQNNLGFLHNASKIFAGLCSILITVLAFYVVQKLKKDDLKEKYKIDLDEANVKPSVENVKPAMENVQPAVANVQPAVANVKPSVENVKPAMENVQPAVANVQPAVANVKPSVENVKPVMENVQPAVANVQPAMANVKPAMANVKLDMANVKLDMANLKLAMANLKLAMANVKPAMENVKPAVENVKPALENVQPAVANVKPAMANVKPAMENVKPAMENVKPDMANVQPAMENVKPAMANVQPAMENVKPAMANVKPAMENVQPAMANVQPAMENVKPAMANVKPAMANVKPAMENVQPAMANVQPAMENVKPAMENVKPAMENVKPAMEREELHKTIENVKMDPKNLGMKKKNFMLEKAKIKLDIANAKEDNYALKEKIASPITINKFEVMQNFEFPMEEDSVCGCIYENVILMEEHVNIMWENENLIMQVNPEML